In the Kribbella sp. NBC_00482 genome, one interval contains:
- a CDS encoding carbohydrate ABC transporter permease encodes MSVQTEVRTVPSKRSERRAARARRIREPRSDRMFLICVYLLLSVFFLVVLLPLLYIVASSFSSPAAVSSGRVLFWPVEFSLRGYHAVFENPQIVQGYVNSLFYTVVGTIVSVTMTVAIAYPLSRRTLVGRNVVMTLILFTMLFTGGLIPTYLVVQSAGLLDTRWALIIPQAIGVWQVIIARTYFRTAIPDELVEAAQLDGCGDLRFLWSVVIPLAKPMIAVVALMYAIMQWNSYFDALIYLKNPDLFPLQLVLRNILILNTTGGGAVEASVVIQRQELADLLKYSLIVVASVPVLLIYPFVARYFTKGILIGAVKG; translated from the coding sequence ATGAGCGTCCAGACCGAAGTACGCACCGTGCCGAGCAAGCGGTCCGAGCGCCGGGCGGCGCGGGCCCGCCGGATCCGCGAGCCGCGCAGCGACCGGATGTTCCTGATCTGCGTGTACCTGCTGCTGTCCGTCTTCTTCCTGGTCGTGCTCCTGCCTCTGCTCTACATCGTGGCCAGCTCGTTCAGCAGCCCCGCGGCGGTGTCGTCGGGACGAGTGCTGTTCTGGCCGGTGGAGTTCTCACTGCGCGGGTACCACGCGGTGTTCGAGAATCCGCAGATCGTCCAGGGGTACGTGAACTCGTTGTTCTACACGGTGGTCGGCACGATCGTCAGCGTCACGATGACCGTCGCGATCGCGTACCCGCTCTCGCGCCGTACCCTCGTCGGGCGCAACGTCGTGATGACGCTGATCCTGTTCACGATGCTCTTCACCGGCGGGCTGATTCCGACGTACCTGGTGGTGCAGTCGGCCGGACTGCTGGACACGCGGTGGGCGCTGATCATCCCGCAGGCGATCGGTGTCTGGCAGGTGATCATCGCCAGGACCTATTTCCGTACGGCGATACCGGACGAGCTGGTCGAGGCCGCGCAGCTGGACGGTTGCGGCGACCTGCGGTTCCTGTGGTCGGTGGTGATCCCGTTGGCCAAGCCAATGATCGCGGTGGTAGCGCTGATGTACGCGATCATGCAGTGGAACTCGTACTTCGACGCCCTGATCTATCTGAAGAACCCGGATCTGTTCCCGCTGCAACTCGTGCTGCGCAACATCCTGATCCTGAACACGACCGGCGGTGGGGCGGTCGAGGCCTCCGTCGTGATCCAGCGCCAGGAACTCGCCGATCTGCTCAAGTACTCGCTGATCGTGGTCGCCAGCGTGCCGGTGCTGCTCATCTACCCGTTCGTCGCGCGCTACTTCACCAAGGGAATCCTGATCGGCGCCGTCAAGGGCTGA
- a CDS encoding phosphotransferase, translating into MDGRLEGGFDGGASLVGGVVRRTAGAWTSSVHALLAHLEAAGFSGAPQPLGVDADGREMVSFLPGQTVGNARPWPSWPHSSSALTDVARWLRRYHAAVADFVPPQDACWREGEAWQPGMIVAHNDAAPYNAVWNADGLVGFVDWDMAGPVRVELDVAWVAFSWTPLHAPHVVAAEGFTDLDSRLPRLSLFLREYRWQGTTRDILDLIAERLTLQLTLMAQAAASDPTYQRMLTAGRDHDLTVALNQLAALR; encoded by the coding sequence GTGGATGGGCGGCTGGAGGGTGGGTTCGACGGCGGGGCCTCGTTGGTCGGTGGCGTTGTGCGGCGTACCGCGGGAGCCTGGACGTCGTCGGTCCATGCCCTACTGGCCCATCTGGAGGCTGCTGGGTTTTCGGGGGCACCACAGCCGTTGGGTGTCGACGCCGACGGGCGGGAGATGGTCAGCTTCCTGCCCGGGCAGACCGTCGGGAACGCGCGGCCCTGGCCGTCGTGGCCGCACAGCTCATCGGCCTTGACCGACGTTGCGCGCTGGCTGCGGCGCTATCACGCGGCCGTTGCCGACTTCGTTCCGCCGCAAGATGCGTGCTGGCGCGAAGGAGAAGCGTGGCAGCCGGGCATGATCGTCGCGCACAACGACGCAGCGCCGTACAACGCGGTATGGAACGCCGACGGCCTGGTCGGATTCGTCGACTGGGACATGGCCGGGCCGGTACGCGTCGAGCTGGACGTCGCCTGGGTCGCCTTCTCCTGGACGCCGCTGCACGCCCCGCACGTCGTGGCCGCCGAGGGCTTCACCGACCTCGACTCGCGCCTGCCCCGACTCTCCCTCTTCCTCCGCGAATACCGCTGGCAAGGCACCACGCGCGACATCCTCGACCTCATCGCCGAGCGCCTGACCCTGCAGCTGACCCTGATGGCCCAAGCCGCCGCCAGCGACCCCACCTACCAGCGGATGCTGACCGCCGGCCGCGACCATGATCTGACAGTGGCCCTCAACCAACTAGCGGCCCTCCGCTGA
- a CDS encoding extracellular solute-binding protein, with amino-acid sequence MSVKLSSTRRRAAVVGTSLLALALVACSGSGSDDDPANKPLPTITGNPATTLTVFAPQAADWNLATNDFTKLVKDKFNLTIKWQTTTFDGGPAKEKRQISLASGDYPALYLLIPWVDQFSTVELLKLGSQGVVLPLNQLIDQYAPNIKKALDATPEWKAMATAPDGKIYGMPQWVDCFHCSYQDKLWMNSAWLKKLGLQQPKTTEDMRKVLEAFKTQDPNGNGKADEIPLSSSAGNSLIPYFMNAFIYDPQAGDSNNNASTLVLKDGKVDLQANKDGWREGLRYINSLYKEGLIDKGAFTQNGDALSQQGNHGGSVILGSATVLHSGQFVNIGSADGRDQQYDAVPPLTGPQGANYTGYNFPSVPGGTFVLTNKATPEQQIAAIKLLDYIFTDAGQINGQFGLEGKGWTKPGPGDVALDKSLKPVFKQIPQKPGTPPRNTAWQALAQYNNTAYFRNSEAIGIDTHSQSGYERKLFEATKLYAGHEDKAQIYPFWKVWIDPAQATEVATLQTNIDNYLQQNALQFITGSKNLDSDWDSYVKGLDGLGLKRYLEIQQTAYDKVPNK; translated from the coding sequence ATGTCTGTAAAACTCAGCAGTACGCGGAGGCGTGCCGCGGTCGTCGGCACCAGCCTCCTGGCACTCGCCCTCGTGGCCTGCTCCGGCAGCGGATCGGACGACGACCCGGCGAACAAGCCGTTGCCGACGATCACCGGGAATCCCGCGACCACGCTGACCGTCTTCGCCCCGCAGGCGGCCGACTGGAACCTGGCCACGAACGACTTCACCAAGCTGGTGAAGGACAAGTTCAACCTGACCATCAAGTGGCAGACCACGACGTTCGACGGCGGGCCGGCCAAGGAGAAGCGGCAGATCTCGCTCGCCAGCGGTGACTATCCCGCGCTGTACCTGCTGATCCCGTGGGTCGACCAGTTCAGCACGGTCGAGCTGCTCAAGCTCGGCAGCCAGGGTGTCGTCCTGCCGCTGAACCAATTGATCGACCAGTACGCGCCGAACATCAAGAAGGCCCTGGACGCCACCCCGGAGTGGAAGGCGATGGCAACGGCGCCGGACGGCAAGATCTACGGTATGCCGCAATGGGTGGACTGCTTCCACTGCTCGTACCAGGACAAGCTCTGGATGAACTCGGCGTGGCTGAAGAAGCTCGGGCTGCAGCAGCCGAAGACGACCGAGGACATGCGCAAGGTGCTGGAGGCGTTCAAGACCCAGGACCCCAACGGGAACGGCAAGGCCGACGAGATCCCGCTCAGCTCGTCTGCCGGCAACTCCCTCATCCCGTACTTCATGAACGCCTTCATCTACGACCCGCAAGCCGGCGACTCCAACAACAACGCCTCGACGCTGGTGCTGAAGGACGGCAAGGTCGACCTCCAGGCGAACAAGGACGGCTGGCGCGAAGGGCTGCGGTACATCAACTCGCTCTACAAGGAGGGCCTGATCGACAAGGGCGCGTTCACCCAGAACGGGGATGCGCTCTCGCAGCAGGGCAACCACGGCGGCTCGGTCATCCTCGGTTCCGCGACCGTGCTGCACTCGGGTCAGTTCGTCAACATCGGATCGGCAGACGGCCGGGACCAGCAGTACGACGCCGTACCGCCACTGACCGGGCCTCAGGGCGCGAACTACACGGGCTACAACTTCCCGAGCGTGCCGGGCGGCACCTTCGTGCTGACGAACAAGGCGACGCCTGAGCAGCAGATCGCGGCGATCAAGCTGCTGGACTACATCTTCACCGACGCGGGCCAGATCAACGGCCAGTTCGGGCTGGAGGGCAAGGGCTGGACCAAACCGGGCCCCGGCGACGTCGCGCTCGACAAGTCGCTGAAGCCGGTGTTCAAGCAGATCCCGCAGAAGCCCGGCACGCCACCCCGGAACACAGCCTGGCAGGCGCTCGCGCAGTACAACAACACCGCCTACTTCCGGAACTCCGAGGCCATCGGCATCGACACCCACTCCCAGTCAGGCTACGAGCGCAAGCTGTTCGAGGCGACCAAGCTGTATGCCGGTCACGAGGACAAGGCCCAGATCTACCCGTTCTGGAAGGTGTGGATCGATCCGGCCCAGGCCACCGAGGTCGCGACGCTGCAGACCAACATCGACAACTACCTGCAGCAGAACGCCCTGCAGTTCATCACCGGGTCCAAGAACCTCGACTCGGACTGGGACAGCTACGTCAAGGGTCTCGACGGCCTCGGCCTGAAGCGGTACCTGGAGATCCAGCAAACGGCGTACGACAAGGTCCCCAACAAGTAG
- a CDS encoding alpha-L-fucosidase, with amino-acid sequence MPFDATFESLATFDCPDWFRDAKLGIWAHWGAQSVPRYGDWYARNMYREGTDQYRYHLRTYGHPSQFGYKDVVQLWKAERFDPDELMDRFAAAGARYFVAQAVHHDNFFNYESTVHPWNSVKFGPGKDIVGLWKTAADRHELPFGITEHLGATLGWLAVNKGADKRGPFAGVPYDGSDPAYRDLYLDNSRYLPEVDVDVQDPWYSEDPAWHRHWLEAVTEMIDRYQPDLLYSDGPLPFGEVDYTPGLQAVSHLYNTSARIHGTNRAVYQQKDRRPEVSVVGVMDIERSQTPGIHPAPWQTDTSVGDWFYNVRDVYKTAEHVVEMLVDIVSKNGNLLLNVPQLPDGTIDLECSQLLEDLGAWMRVCGEGIYGTRPFRVFGEGPSTVVIKGFTEDRVSWTSSDFRFTRRDNTVYAFQLAWPDDGRAVIRSLADHESVTGVRLLGHGPIPFEQAEGILVAKLPDAAPLKAANCLALDVRTS; translated from the coding sequence GTGCCGTTCGATGCCACCTTCGAATCTCTTGCCACGTTCGACTGCCCCGACTGGTTCCGCGACGCGAAGCTCGGCATCTGGGCGCACTGGGGAGCACAGTCGGTGCCCCGGTACGGCGATTGGTACGCGCGCAACATGTACCGGGAAGGCACCGATCAGTACCGCTATCACCTGCGGACCTACGGGCACCCGTCGCAGTTCGGCTACAAGGACGTCGTACAGCTGTGGAAGGCGGAGCGGTTCGATCCGGACGAGCTGATGGATCGTTTCGCGGCGGCCGGTGCCCGGTACTTCGTGGCGCAGGCCGTGCACCACGACAACTTCTTCAACTACGAGTCGACCGTCCATCCGTGGAACTCGGTGAAGTTCGGGCCGGGCAAGGACATCGTGGGTCTGTGGAAGACCGCCGCGGACCGGCACGAGCTGCCGTTCGGGATCACCGAGCACCTCGGGGCCACGCTCGGGTGGCTGGCGGTCAACAAGGGCGCCGACAAGCGGGGGCCGTTCGCCGGCGTACCGTACGACGGGTCCGATCCGGCGTACCGGGACCTGTACCTCGACAACAGCCGGTACCTGCCGGAGGTCGACGTCGACGTACAGGATCCCTGGTACTCCGAGGATCCGGCGTGGCACCGGCACTGGCTCGAAGCGGTGACGGAGATGATCGACCGCTATCAGCCCGACCTGTTGTACTCCGACGGCCCGTTGCCGTTCGGCGAGGTCGACTACACACCGGGTCTCCAGGCGGTGTCCCACCTCTACAACACCAGCGCGCGGATCCACGGAACGAACCGCGCGGTGTACCAGCAGAAGGACCGCCGGCCCGAGGTGAGCGTCGTCGGCGTGATGGACATCGAGCGGAGCCAGACGCCCGGTATCCACCCCGCGCCGTGGCAGACGGACACGTCGGTCGGTGACTGGTTCTACAACGTCCGGGATGTGTACAAGACCGCCGAGCACGTGGTCGAGATGCTGGTCGACATCGTGTCGAAGAACGGGAACCTGTTGCTCAACGTCCCGCAATTGCCGGACGGCACGATCGACCTCGAGTGCTCGCAACTGCTGGAGGACCTCGGCGCCTGGATGCGGGTGTGCGGTGAAGGCATCTACGGCACGAGACCGTTCCGGGTGTTCGGCGAGGGACCCTCGACTGTGGTGATCAAGGGTTTCACCGAGGACCGGGTGAGCTGGACGAGTTCGGACTTCCGGTTCACCCGCCGGGACAACACGGTCTACGCATTCCAGCTGGCCTGGCCCGACGACGGACGCGCTGTGATCCGCAGCCTCGCAGACCACGAGTCGGTGACCGGCGTCCGGCTACTCGGCCACGGCCCAATCCCCTTCGAACAGGCAGAGGGAATCCTGGTAGCCAAGCTCCCCGACGCCGCTCCGCTCAAGGCCGCAAACTGCCTCGCCCTCGACGTCCGCACCAGCTGA
- a CDS encoding ADP-dependent glucokinase/phosphofructokinase, translated as MAGTVVLGLGGCVDHELTLSAPVMEQLIGEYQIRDAELTQPTAITNERELVISVLTYLKKGGGGEHFVASTAILREFTKHFSIRTTLGGTSVRAAKEMSRLGVPSTLHLVSINDVVRRLLPADSDYVCSDDKDTFNPNTIVQYAQDLQVHAGDITIRTPFPNRLIYANDPSNSSMLLSPELGALLQGARLFLISGLNSIRDEQLLDRRLSSLQDHMRQLPAEAVVYYEDAGFHTPAFSRRVRDVLLDAIDIYGLNEDEMQAYLGRAVDLLSVDDVAAALESLRAFIPGPTLIVHTKYWSVAVGEDAGANADAMNEGIVVATTRYAHGDEYTDDDYELMRNRPRRAEAEEFAAALERRMGGIVRCLPGFRLDIAEPTTIGLGDAFVGGFLAATAQKQ; from the coding sequence ATGGCCGGCACCGTAGTCCTGGGCCTGGGTGGCTGCGTCGACCATGAGCTCACGCTGTCCGCGCCGGTCATGGAGCAGCTCATCGGCGAGTACCAGATCCGCGATGCCGAGCTGACCCAACCGACCGCGATCACCAACGAGCGCGAGCTGGTCATCTCGGTACTCACCTACCTCAAGAAGGGCGGTGGAGGCGAGCACTTCGTCGCCTCCACCGCCATCCTGAGAGAGTTCACGAAACACTTCTCCATCCGCACGACTCTCGGCGGTACGTCGGTGCGCGCGGCGAAGGAGATGAGCCGGCTCGGCGTCCCGTCCACACTGCACCTGGTCAGCATCAACGACGTCGTACGCCGACTGCTGCCGGCAGACTCCGACTACGTCTGCAGCGATGACAAGGACACCTTCAACCCGAACACGATCGTGCAGTACGCCCAGGACCTCCAGGTGCATGCGGGCGATATCACCATCCGTACGCCGTTTCCGAACCGGCTGATCTACGCGAACGACCCGTCGAACAGCTCCATGCTGCTCAGCCCCGAGCTCGGCGCCCTGCTGCAGGGTGCGCGGCTCTTCCTGATCTCGGGCCTCAACTCGATCCGCGATGAGCAACTGCTCGACCGGCGCCTGTCATCGCTGCAGGACCACATGCGACAGCTGCCCGCGGAGGCTGTCGTCTACTACGAGGACGCCGGATTCCACACGCCGGCGTTCAGCCGACGCGTCCGCGACGTACTGCTGGATGCCATCGACATCTACGGCCTGAACGAGGACGAGATGCAGGCGTACCTGGGCCGGGCTGTCGACCTGCTCTCGGTCGACGACGTGGCTGCCGCCCTCGAGTCCCTGCGGGCCTTCATCCCCGGACCGACCCTGATCGTGCACACCAAGTACTGGTCCGTAGCAGTCGGCGAGGACGCCGGCGCGAACGCGGACGCCATGAACGAAGGCATCGTCGTCGCGACCACGCGCTACGCGCACGGCGACGAGTACACCGACGATGACTACGAGCTGATGCGGAATCGGCCAAGGCGAGCCGAGGCAGAGGAGTTCGCCGCAGCGCTGGAACGACGAATGGGTGGAATCGTCCGCTGTCTCCCCGGCTTCCGGCTCGACATCGCCGAACCGACAACCATCGGTCTCGGCGACGCCTTCGTCGGCGGCTTCCTCGCCGCCACAGCCCAAAAGCAGTAG
- a CDS encoding glycoside hydrolase family 43 protein: protein MTSTEYNGYLYVHFKRESADGEQIYFALSDGNDPLQFRDLNGGEPVLYSTLGERGVRDPHIVRSPDGDRFSLVATDLRLYAGLDWDRHQRRGSRSIMIWESSDLVDWGEGRLVEIAPPEAGNAWAPEAIWDPEQDAYLVHWSSTLYDNPEHEGESYNRIMSATTRDFREFSEPHVWIDRGWQTIDATVIDHEGVYYRFLKDERSRSGGAPLGKSVFCETSTSLTAAAWKPVAEGIGLGTIGQGEGPLVYRSNTEEKWYLWIDEFTAERRYVPFETTDLAGGEWIPSTDYRLPEDPCHGVVLPVTAEEHERLSTAWPEARSAEGR from the coding sequence ATGACCTCCACCGAGTACAACGGTTACCTTTACGTGCACTTCAAGCGCGAATCAGCCGATGGCGAGCAGATCTACTTCGCTTTGAGCGATGGCAATGATCCGCTGCAGTTCCGGGATCTCAACGGCGGAGAGCCGGTGCTGTACTCGACCTTGGGCGAACGCGGTGTCCGGGACCCGCACATCGTCCGTTCGCCGGACGGCGATCGGTTCTCTCTGGTCGCGACCGATCTGCGCCTGTACGCCGGCCTCGATTGGGACCGGCACCAGCGCCGAGGCAGCCGGTCGATCATGATCTGGGAATCGAGCGATCTGGTGGACTGGGGAGAGGGGCGACTCGTCGAGATCGCACCGCCCGAGGCCGGCAACGCCTGGGCACCGGAAGCGATCTGGGACCCCGAGCAGGACGCCTATCTCGTCCACTGGTCCTCGACGCTCTACGACAACCCCGAACACGAGGGCGAGAGCTACAACCGGATCATGTCCGCGACCACCCGAGACTTCCGCGAGTTCTCCGAGCCGCACGTGTGGATCGACCGAGGATGGCAGACGATCGACGCCACAGTGATCGACCACGAGGGCGTCTACTACCGCTTCCTGAAGGACGAACGCAGCCGCAGTGGAGGCGCGCCGCTCGGCAAGTCGGTGTTCTGCGAGACCTCGACTTCCCTCACGGCCGCCGCGTGGAAGCCGGTGGCCGAAGGCATCGGTCTGGGGACGATCGGTCAGGGTGAGGGGCCGCTGGTGTACAGGTCGAACACCGAGGAGAAGTGGTATCTCTGGATCGACGAATTCACCGCGGAGCGCCGGTACGTCCCCTTCGAGACGACCGACCTCGCCGGCGGCGAGTGGATCCCCTCCACTGACTACCGCCTGCCCGAAGACCCCTGTCACGGCGTCGTCCTGCCAGTGACCGCCGAGGAGCACGAGCGCCTCAGCACCGCTTGGCCGGAGGCGAGGTCAGCGGAGGGCCGCTAG
- a CDS encoding ABC transporter permease — MATLTSVRPPAGEAPRRPRKRRRERPGIVGFRRSLRRHWTLYLLMVVPLVWFVVFKYIPMSNAVLAFKSFNVTKGIWGSQWVGWQNFELFFHNPVFWNLVKNTFLLSVYTVAASFPIAIILALALNEIRNGLFKRTVQLVTYAPYFISTVVVVSMTILVLSPRLGIVNEGLGFFGVPAIDFLGNPDYFRHIYVWSDVWQTTGYSAVIYLAALSGIDPALHESARIDGATRLQRIRHVDLPGIMPTAVIILVLAVGNIMAIGFEKAFLLQNPLNLSESEIIATYVYKTGLLNADFSGATAVGLFNSVINLVLLLMVNAVAKRITGNGLWS; from the coding sequence ATGGCAACACTGACCAGCGTCCGGCCGCCGGCCGGTGAGGCCCCACGCCGGCCGAGGAAACGACGCCGGGAGCGCCCGGGCATCGTGGGGTTCCGTCGCAGCCTCCGCCGGCACTGGACGCTGTACCTGCTGATGGTCGTGCCGCTGGTCTGGTTCGTCGTCTTCAAGTACATCCCGATGTCGAACGCGGTCCTGGCGTTCAAGAGTTTCAACGTCACCAAGGGCATCTGGGGAAGCCAGTGGGTGGGGTGGCAGAACTTCGAACTGTTCTTCCACAACCCGGTGTTCTGGAACCTGGTGAAGAACACCTTCCTGCTCTCGGTCTACACCGTCGCGGCCAGTTTCCCGATCGCGATCATCCTCGCCCTGGCGCTGAACGAGATCCGCAACGGCTTGTTCAAGCGGACCGTTCAGCTGGTGACGTACGCGCCGTACTTCATCTCCACCGTCGTGGTCGTGTCGATGACGATCCTGGTGCTGTCGCCGCGGCTGGGCATCGTCAACGAAGGGCTCGGGTTCTTCGGCGTACCCGCGATCGACTTCCTCGGGAACCCGGACTACTTCCGGCATATCTACGTCTGGTCCGATGTCTGGCAGACCACCGGGTACTCCGCGGTGATCTATCTGGCCGCGCTGTCCGGGATCGACCCGGCGTTGCACGAGTCGGCGCGGATCGACGGCGCCACCCGGTTGCAGCGGATCCGGCACGTCGACCTGCCCGGCATCATGCCGACCGCGGTGATCATCCTCGTGCTTGCCGTCGGCAACATCATGGCGATCGGGTTCGAGAAGGCGTTCCTGCTGCAGAACCCGCTGAACCTGAGCGAGTCCGAGATCATCGCGACGTACGTGTACAAGACGGGTCTGCTGAACGCGGACTTCAGCGGTGCCACAGCGGTCGGGTTGTTCAACTCGGTGATCAACCTGGTGTTGCTGCTGATGGTCAACGCGGTGGCCAAGCGGATCACCGGAAACGGATTGTGGTCATGA
- a CDS encoding carbohydrate ABC transporter permease → MSTRKRRRLGAKVAVFTGLCVGALFAGLPVLWMLSTSFKANGEIFQVPPKLVTANFSLDAYRSILGDPDKVRFFINSYVVALSVTALTLLVAILAAYGFSRYEFPLKRSVNAVIISVQAVPPITLVIPYFGLVVALGLYNTYPGLILTHIVFTLPYAIIMMTAYFNTLPKELDESVKVDGASSWTALWRVLVPISVPGMIAVGVYTFMISWNEYLFALTLTRTDDMRTVPIGIQLLMGQHSYEWNQMMAMSILGSIPVLVLFLLFQRRFIGGLTSGAVKA, encoded by the coding sequence ACGCCTCGGCGCGAAGGTCGCCGTCTTCACCGGCCTCTGCGTCGGTGCCCTGTTCGCCGGCCTGCCGGTGCTGTGGATGCTGTCGACGTCGTTCAAGGCCAACGGAGAGATCTTCCAGGTCCCTCCCAAGCTCGTGACCGCGAACTTCTCGCTCGACGCGTACCGCAGCATCCTCGGCGACCCTGACAAGGTCAGGTTCTTCATCAACAGCTACGTCGTCGCGCTCTCCGTCACGGCACTGACCTTGCTCGTCGCGATCCTCGCGGCCTACGGATTCAGCCGGTACGAGTTCCCGCTGAAGCGATCCGTCAACGCCGTCATCATCAGCGTGCAGGCCGTGCCGCCGATCACCCTGGTGATCCCGTACTTCGGCCTGGTCGTGGCGCTCGGCCTGTACAACACCTATCCCGGGCTGATTCTCACCCACATCGTCTTCACGCTGCCGTACGCGATCATCATGATGACCGCCTACTTCAACACGCTGCCCAAGGAACTCGACGAGTCCGTCAAGGTCGACGGGGCCTCGAGCTGGACGGCGTTGTGGCGGGTCCTGGTGCCCATCTCGGTTCCGGGGATGATCGCGGTCGGCGTCTACACGTTCATGATCTCGTGGAACGAGTACCTGTTCGCGTTGACGCTCACCCGCACCGACGACATGCGAACCGTGCCCATCGGCATCCAGCTCCTGATGGGCCAGCACTCGTACGAGTGGAACCAAATGATGGCCATGAGCATCCTCGGCTCCATCCCGGTGCTCGTGCTGTTCCTCCTGTTCCAGCGGCGATTCATCGGAGGCCTGACCTCCGGCGCCGTCAAGGCCTGA
- a CDS encoding ketose-bisphosphate aldolase, which yields MLTTGKAILDVANEKSFAVPAFNISDYAMFNGIVDISEEKSAPLFIGIHPDEVRHLGVDAIAAITQRAHRSSVPIAIHWDHGATYEEMLTAIQVGFTSVMIDASLKSFEENVAISKKVAETAHAVGLSVEAELGTIGKTDNEAEDGSDAIIYTDPLDAVTFVQATGVDSLAVAIGTYHGLYPKTLKPELKLDLLKEIKDRLQIPLVLHGGSGNPDDEIALSVKLGINKINISSDIKVAYHAKMREVLADSGLREPLSIQPPCIEAMKAVAAHKIDLFEATGKASLY from the coding sequence ATGCTGACGACTGGCAAGGCGATCCTGGACGTCGCGAACGAGAAGAGTTTCGCCGTCCCAGCCTTCAACATCAGCGACTACGCGATGTTCAACGGCATCGTGGACATCAGCGAGGAGAAGAGCGCCCCGCTGTTCATCGGAATCCATCCCGACGAGGTCCGGCACCTCGGCGTGGACGCGATCGCGGCGATCACACAACGAGCGCACCGCTCGTCCGTGCCGATCGCGATTCACTGGGACCACGGTGCGACGTACGAGGAGATGCTGACCGCGATCCAGGTCGGTTTCACGTCGGTGATGATCGACGCGTCGCTCAAGTCCTTCGAGGAGAACGTCGCGATCTCCAAGAAGGTCGCCGAGACCGCGCACGCGGTCGGCCTGTCGGTCGAGGCGGAGCTGGGGACGATCGGCAAGACCGACAACGAGGCCGAGGACGGTAGCGACGCCATCATCTACACCGACCCGCTGGACGCCGTCACCTTCGTCCAGGCAACGGGGGTCGACAGCCTCGCCGTTGCCATCGGCACCTACCACGGCCTCTATCCGAAGACCCTGAAGCCGGAGCTGAAGCTCGACCTGCTGAAGGAGATCAAGGACCGCCTTCAGATCCCCCTCGTACTGCACGGCGGCTCCGGCAACCCCGACGACGAGATCGCGCTGTCGGTCAAGCTCGGCATCAACAAGATCAACATCTCCAGCGACATCAAGGTGGCTTACCATGCCAAGATGCGCGAAGTCCTCGCGGACAGCGGGCTGCGGGAGCCGCTCAGCATCCAGCCGCCCTGCATCGAGGCGATGAAGGCCGTGGCCGCGCACAAGATCGACCTGTTCGAGGCGACCGGAAAGGCCTCCCTCTACTGA